The Gossypium hirsutum isolate 1008001.06 chromosome A13, Gossypium_hirsutum_v2.1, whole genome shotgun sequence nucleotide sequence ATAATCATATAGGTATCCCTTCAAATGCACGGATAAACTCACACAGATATAAATGGGGTATCAACAATGAGTAACAAAGTGCAAATCAACAAATATTTTACAGACATTAATAGAGACAATGAGTCATTAGCAGTAGATCACAACCATATGAAGAACTGCTTCATGAGTTCTTCTCAACATGCTCATCTTTCAATGGCTCCCCATCATTAGTCTCCTTTGTCGATGGTGAAACTGAAGAATGCATATTCTTAAGCTCCTCTAACTGCAACAAATAAAGAAATCAGTTAACTAGTGAAAATTTTTTGATTCCGAGATTATCAAGGTGCACAGATTAAACTGATAAAAGAACAGTAAGAAAAGGTTTGTCATCAGGACAAACTTGTAATGCTTAAACTATATGCTTGCAATGTTAGGCTACACATGTCAAAATCAGTCAAAATTGCTGGAGCAGCATGGATGTTGGCAGGAGCAAGATGAATGCAAAAAATTGCATCAACATAAACACCAGACCTAATCCAGTTAGTTCATGCAATCATCACATTCAACATGCCTGAGGTATGATCATGTCCACCATGATAGAATTTTCATCTAAAAAGCCGTATGTGAATAATAATGAAGCTTTTATCTTTGGTTAATAATTGACCTCGAATTATAACCAGTTTACAATCTGGTATGGTACCTGATCTAATATTCCGTTAAAATGTTACTCCAATGAACTAACACTGTTACACAAACCGCTGACATTGTATGTTGACCAATGCTAAGTTACCACATATTGGGCCAGATTTCTTTTTCAAATGCTGATGTGGCATTGATTTCAACACATGGCAACATAATATTGGTCAACTAAGCTACGTTAGCATTTACATACCATCATATGTAATGCAAAATGCTACCTTACGCAAATAAACCAAACCATACCTCTTTGCAAGCATCCTCATGCTTACACAATAGCTCATTGTACTTTGTTTGCAAATCTGAAATCTCAGCTTGTAGcttttcatattcatatatagtTGGACCCCCTAATTTTTGTTGTATGAACCTACCATGGAGAAAAAACTATAATTATATCTCAACATTCCTTGCAAATAACATAAAGTGGATGTCAACCATAAGCTGCTCAACGTAGAGGTAATTAAACTTAGTTAAGCCATTTGCTATGGTCGCGTGCCAATGCTTTAGCTTTACTACCGTGCAACCTTTCACCAAAAGGCACAGACGACGACACATGTACCCTGACAAAGTCGATTCTAATTTATGATTtggcataaaaattaaaataatgttaagagaGGCTATTTCATTTCATGTTTTCATGAATTCGGGACAAACAttaaacaaaaacaagaaaacaGGATTTCAGATGTTGCAAGGAAAGCAACATTAAGAAATCCAAGATGATAATATTGTAACTTGTAAGATATGATTCACACAAATAGAGTCCAATGTACAATATCCAACATTATTGAAATTGAACTACAgatctcaatatatatataaaaacttgaACAATGACATGGAAAACTCAATTGAAAGATTGAATTCTGAAAAACTTACTCAAGGGCTGAAGATGGCTTCTCATTTTGTTCATACAATGCAACCAAAActacaaaataatgaaattaaattacaaaCAACCAAATACCCACATcaagaaatatgttagaaaagagaaaataataaaattatatatattaaaaagaaagaagaaaaaaaaaaacctttggtGAGAGCATCAACAGCTCCACTGGACTCAAGGTACTTCCTAAATGCTTCTTTCTTAGCATCTTTTTCCTAAATCCAGAATCTGGGTATTTAGTATTTATAATTAAAAGTGATAAAAAATGCATTTTCTGTGAAAAACAATAGAGAATTCCAACAACTAAACCGGAAATCCACAAGTGTGTTTAAAGCTGACATTGAAGTAAACAAACTGTACCTCTTTATATCTCATCATTATCTTCAGGCTTCGGCAGTTGGCTTTGC carries:
- the LOC107893203 gene encoding c-Myc-binding protein homolog produces the protein MMRYKEEKDAKKEAFRKYLESSGAVDALTKVLVALYEQNEKPSSALEFIQQKLGGPTIYEYEKLQAEISDLQTKYNELLCKHEDACKELEELKNMHSSVSPSTKETNDGEPLKDEHVEKNS